A stretch of Brevundimonas naejangsanensis DNA encodes these proteins:
- the tolB gene encoding Tol-Pal system beta propeller repeat protein TolB encodes MRLHLLLASVAAVVLAGPATAQTQPAPAPQQTGPIEVEIDQGVLRPLQIAVVPFTGQHGSQISGVISGNLKRSGFFDPLNPASFIETGLTLANAPNFPQWTTIGAQAVLYGGVTQRADGRMDVGFRLYDPYRQCQLVSYQFTATSEQWRRIAHKISDVVYQRLTGEAGFFDSRVLFVSESGTQLNKLSRLTIVDQDGFNPVFLTQGDEVIMSPRFSASNPDEVTYVALGKDYSRIYLYNLSTGRRESLGEFDGQVLAPRFSNDGSKMAFSIIRGGNTDVYVMNLRSRQLSRLTTDPGIDTSPSFSPDGNQIVFTSDRSGSARLYTMRADGSGQRPISRGGGLYTAPAWSPRGDLIAFTKQQGGRFHIGVMKSDGTGERILSSSYFEEGPSWAPNGRYIAFARQSPGGDTRLWTVDLSGRVVSQAGYDGRGSDPAWSGLLDAPPANLGIGQGPDSCPA; translated from the coding sequence ATGCGTCTGCACCTTCTCCTCGCCTCCGTCGCGGCTGTCGTCCTGGCGGGTCCGGCGACGGCCCAGACGCAGCCGGCGCCCGCGCCGCAGCAGACCGGGCCGATCGAGGTCGAGATCGACCAGGGCGTGCTGCGCCCGCTGCAGATCGCCGTCGTGCCCTTCACCGGCCAGCACGGGTCGCAGATCTCGGGCGTCATCAGCGGCAACCTGAAGCGTTCGGGCTTCTTCGATCCGCTGAACCCGGCCAGCTTCATCGAGACCGGCCTGACCCTGGCCAACGCTCCCAACTTCCCCCAGTGGACCACGATCGGCGCCCAGGCAGTGCTGTACGGCGGGGTGACGCAGCGGGCGGACGGGCGGATGGACGTTGGCTTCCGCCTGTATGACCCCTACCGCCAGTGCCAGCTGGTCTCCTATCAGTTCACCGCCACCTCCGAGCAGTGGCGCCGGATCGCGCACAAGATCTCGGACGTGGTCTATCAGCGCCTGACGGGCGAGGCGGGCTTCTTTGATTCGCGCGTCCTGTTCGTGTCCGAAAGCGGCACCCAGCTGAACAAGCTGTCGCGCTTGACCATCGTCGACCAGGACGGCTTCAACCCCGTCTTCCTGACCCAGGGCGACGAGGTGATCATGTCGCCGCGCTTCTCGGCCTCGAACCCCGACGAAGTGACCTATGTGGCGTTGGGCAAGGATTACAGCCGCATCTACCTCTACAATCTGTCGACGGGCCGCCGCGAAAGCCTGGGCGAGTTTGACGGCCAGGTGCTGGCGCCGCGCTTCTCGAACGACGGGTCCAAGATGGCCTTCTCGATCATTCGCGGCGGCAACACCGACGTCTATGTGATGAACCTGCGCAGCCGCCAGCTGTCGCGCCTGACGACCGATCCGGGCATCGACACCTCGCCCTCGTTCAGCCCCGACGGCAATCAGATCGTCTTCACCTCGGACCGCTCGGGCTCGGCGCGCCTCTACACCATGCGGGCCGACGGTTCGGGCCAGCGCCCGATCAGCCGCGGCGGCGGCCTCTACACCGCCCCGGCCTGGAGCCCGCGCGGCGACCTGATCGCCTTCACCAAGCAGCAGGGCGGCCGCTTCCACATCGGCGTGATGAAGTCCGACGGCACGGGCGAGCGCATCCTGTCGTCCTCCTACTTCGAGGAAGGGCCGTCATGGGCGCCGAACGGCCGCTACATCGCCTTCGCGCGCCAGAGCCCCGGCGGCGACACCCGTCTGTGGACCGTCGACCTGTCGGGCCGGGTGGTGTCGCAGGCGGGTTATGACGGGCGCGGCTCGGACCCGGCTTGGTCGGGCCTGCTGGACGCCCCGCCGGCCAATCTGGGCATCGGCCAGGGGCCGGATTCCTGCCCGGCCTGA
- a CDS encoding ExbD/TolR family protein: MALGGGGASSGGRGRRRARKRPLSEINVTPLVDVMLVLLIIFMISAPLLTVGVPVELPKTEASAVETTDKPVTVTIDQNGAIFIGEGEVRWEQLPLRVAEEGGEKAREKPIFIRADGRAPYQAVARVMARLSASGFTKLNLITDTAADEPTEG, from the coding sequence ATGGCCCTGGGTGGAGGAGGCGCGAGCTCGGGCGGGCGCGGTCGTCGCCGCGCGCGCAAGCGGCCGCTTAGCGAGATCAACGTCACCCCCTTGGTCGACGTCATGCTGGTGCTGCTGATCATCTTCATGATCTCGGCCCCGCTGCTGACCGTCGGCGTGCCGGTCGAACTGCCCAAGACCGAGGCCAGCGCCGTCGAGACGACCGACAAGCCGGTCACGGTCACCATCGACCAGAACGGCGCCATCTTCATCGGCGAGGGCGAGGTCCGCTGGGAACAGCTGCCGCTCCGCGTCGCGGAAGAGGGCGGCGAGAAGGCGCGTGAGAAGCCGATCTTCATCCGCGCCGACGGCCGCGCGCCGTATCAGGCCGTGGCCCGGGTGATGGCGCGCCTGTCGGCCTCGGGCTTCACCAAGCTGAACCTGATCACCGACACGGCCGCCGACGAGCCGACGGAGGGCTGA
- the tolQ gene encoding protein TolQ codes for MTPPVDASLLNPIELFVTADWVVKTVMIGLAVASLWSWTIIIDKAVRFSRMNARATEFEKAVESGRSLEDVAAQAGPQPADPLPRMLVLTLQDWREARTRGAMTDTQGAMLIARIDRGLDSVIARESQKIENGLGVLSVVATSSPFIGLFGTVWGIMNAFGNIAAAGNTNLTTVAPAIAEALFATAIGLGAAIPAYIAFNAFSVSAGKFTGRLEAFADDLQSAIARRLGAPSAPPPPPPPPSAELNLRRGA; via the coding sequence ATGACACCGCCCGTCGACGCCTCCCTGCTGAATCCCATCGAGCTGTTCGTGACCGCCGACTGGGTGGTCAAGACGGTGATGATCGGCCTGGCCGTGGCGTCCCTGTGGTCCTGGACCATCATCATCGACAAGGCGGTGCGCTTCTCGCGCATGAACGCCCGCGCCACCGAGTTCGAGAAGGCGGTCGAGAGCGGCCGCTCGCTCGAGGACGTGGCCGCTCAGGCCGGGCCGCAGCCGGCCGATCCCCTGCCGCGCATGCTGGTGCTGACGCTGCAGGACTGGCGCGAGGCGCGGACGCGCGGGGCCATGACCGACACGCAAGGCGCCATGCTGATCGCCCGCATCGATCGCGGCCTGGATTCCGTCATCGCCCGCGAGAGCCAGAAGATCGAGAACGGCCTGGGCGTGCTGTCGGTGGTCGCCACCTCGTCGCCCTTCATCGGCCTGTTCGGCACGGTGTGGGGCATCATGAACGCCTTCGGCAACATCGCCGCGGCGGGCAACACCAATCTGACGACGGTGGCGCCGGCCATCGCCGAGGCCCTGTTCGCCACGGCCATCGGCCTGGGCGCGGCCATCCCGGCCTATATCGCCTTCAACGCCTTCTCGGTGTCGGCGGGCAAGTTCACCGGCCGTCTGGAGGCCTTCGCCGACGACCTGCAGTCGGCCATCGCGCGTCGTCTGGGCGCGCCCTCGGCGCCGCCGCCGCCCCCGCCGCCGCCGTCCGCCGAACTGAACCTGCGTCGGGGCGCCTGA
- the ybgC gene encoding tol-pal system-associated acyl-CoA thioesterase: MTDQPSAGRFDGCDHLLPVRVYYEDTDFTGLVYHANYVRYFERGRSDFLRLAGVGHVELLEQDEPLAFVVAELNIKYLKPARIDDALVVRTRYEAIKGPRLLIRQTIEREGEVLCQAEVVAVCIHLDGRPRRPTKRLIELVTPWLSGEG; the protein is encoded by the coding sequence ATGACCGACCAACCCAGCGCCGGCCGTTTCGACGGCTGCGATCATCTGTTGCCCGTGCGGGTCTATTACGAGGACACCGACTTCACCGGCCTGGTCTATCATGCCAATTACGTTCGCTATTTCGAGCGCGGCCGGTCGGACTTCCTGCGCCTGGCGGGCGTCGGCCACGTGGAGCTGCTTGAGCAGGACGAGCCCCTGGCCTTCGTCGTCGCCGAGCTGAACATCAAATATCTGAAGCCCGCCCGCATCGACGACGCCCTGGTGGTGCGGACCCGCTATGAGGCCATCAAGGGGCCGCGCCTGCTGATCCGACAGACCATCGAGCGCGAAGGGGAGGTCCTGTGCCAGGCCGAGGTTGTCGCCGTCTGCATCCACCTGGACGGGCGGCCCCGGCGGCCGACGAAGCGGCTGATCGAACTGGTGACGCCCTGGCTGTCGGGGGAGGGGTGA
- the ruvB gene encoding Holliday junction branch migration DNA helicase RuvB: MTDDRIISPASAPGEQHDRALRPQTLSEFVGQSAAKGNLKVFIDAARARSEALDHVLLFGPPGLGKTTLAQIVARELGVGFRATSGPILAKAGDLAAILTNLEPRDVLFIDEIHRLSPQVEEILYPAMEDHVLDLIIGEGPSARSVRIDLAPFTLVGATTRAGLLATPLRDRFGIPLRLEFYTPEELTAVIRGAARKMGAPISEDGALEIARRSRGTPRIAGRLLRRVRDFATAEGAETIDRLAAARALARLEVDEAGLDSLDRRFLKALIENYGGGPVGMDTLAAAIAEARDAVEDVIEPYLLQQGFIQRTPRGRMACARAYEHLGLEAPKAPTAPPPPDLFGK, translated from the coding sequence ATGACCGACGACCGCATCATCTCGCCCGCCTCGGCCCCCGGCGAGCAGCACGACCGCGCCCTGCGGCCCCAGACCCTGTCCGAGTTCGTCGGCCAGTCGGCGGCCAAGGGCAATCTGAAGGTCTTCATCGACGCCGCCCGCGCGCGCTCCGAGGCGCTGGACCACGTCCTGCTGTTCGGGCCTCCGGGCCTGGGCAAGACGACCCTGGCGCAGATCGTGGCGCGCGAGCTGGGCGTGGGCTTCCGCGCCACCTCCGGCCCCATCCTGGCCAAGGCGGGCGACCTGGCGGCCATCCTGACCAACCTGGAGCCGCGCGACGTCCTGTTCATCGACGAGATCCACCGCCTGAGCCCCCAGGTGGAGGAGATCCTCTATCCGGCCATGGAGGACCATGTGCTGGACCTGATCATCGGCGAGGGGCCGTCGGCGCGCAGCGTGCGCATCGACCTGGCGCCCTTCACCCTGGTCGGGGCGACGACGCGGGCGGGCCTGCTGGCCACGCCGCTGCGCGACCGCTTCGGCATTCCGCTGCGGCTGGAGTTCTACACGCCCGAGGAGCTGACGGCGGTGATCCGCGGCGCGGCGCGCAAGATGGGCGCGCCCATCAGCGAGGACGGGGCGCTGGAGATCGCGCGCCGCTCGCGCGGGACGCCGCGCATCGCCGGGCGGCTGCTGCGGCGGGTGCGGGACTTCGCCACGGCCGAGGGCGCCGAGACCATTGACCGACTGGCGGCGGCGCGCGCCCTGGCGCGGTTGGAGGTGGATGAGGCGGGGCTGGACAGCCTGGACCGGCGCTTCCTCAAGGCCCTGATCGAGAACTACGGCGGCGGGCCGGTCGGCATGGACACCCTGGCGGCGGCGATCGCCGAGGCGCGCGACGCGGTCGAGGACGTGATCGAGCCCTATCTGCTGCAGCAGGGCTTCATCCAGCGCACCCCGCGCGGCCGCATGGCCTGCGCCCGGGCCTATGAGCACCTGGGCCTGGAGGCGCCGAAGGCCCCAACTGCGCCGCCGCCGCCGGACCTGTTCGGCAAATAG
- the ruvA gene encoding Holliday junction branch migration protein RuvA: MIGRLRGTLAEVGEAECLIDCGGVGYVATCGARTLGRLPAPGDETTLFIHSQWSQDQGPRLYGFLTRDERKVFTLLQTIQGVGPKAALGVLDVLPPAELAAAVAREDKAAVGRANGVGPKLALRIVTELKGKSLTDGVFAPTAPGVHAEVAVAPPPPSVTGEAVAALLGLGIAEINARRAVDHALIKLGEEAELSAVIRAGLQELGR; this comes from the coding sequence ATGATCGGCCGCCTGCGCGGAACCCTGGCCGAGGTCGGCGAGGCGGAGTGCCTGATCGACTGCGGCGGCGTGGGCTATGTCGCCACCTGCGGGGCGCGGACGCTGGGCCGCCTGCCGGCGCCGGGCGACGAGACCACCCTGTTCATCCATAGCCAGTGGAGCCAGGACCAGGGGCCGCGCCTCTACGGCTTCCTGACCCGCGACGAGCGCAAGGTCTTCACCCTGCTGCAGACCATTCAGGGCGTGGGGCCCAAGGCGGCCCTGGGCGTGCTGGACGTGCTGCCGCCCGCCGAGCTGGCCGCCGCCGTCGCGCGCGAGGACAAGGCCGCCGTGGGCCGCGCCAACGGGGTCGGGCCGAAGCTGGCCCTGCGCATCGTCACCGAACTGAAGGGCAAGAGCCTGACCGACGGCGTCTTCGCCCCGACCGCGCCGGGCGTCCACGCCGAGGTCGCCGTCGCCCCGCCGCCGCCCAGCGTGACGGGCGAGGCGGTCGCCGCCCTGCTGGGCCTGGGCATCGCCGAGATCAACGCCCGCCGCGCCGTCGACCACGCCCTGATCAAGCTGGGCGAGGAGGCCGAGTTGTCGGCGGTGATCCGCGCGGGTCTGCAGGAGCTGGGACGGTGA
- the ruvC gene encoding crossover junction endodeoxyribonuclease RuvC, whose translation MANETTRILGLDPGLRRTGWGVIESEGSRLRWIAHGVVAPSEKAPFSERLLHLLEQVGEVCAAYDCDEAAIEEVFVNVNPASTLKLGHARAAVMLAPARAGLSVAEYAPTLIKKAVVGAGQADKSQIAFMVKRLLPTSGEAKADAADALAVAITHAHHRRFRAMPVRGAA comes from the coding sequence ATGGCGAACGAAACGACTCGGATTCTGGGGCTGGACCCCGGCCTGCGCCGCACCGGCTGGGGCGTCATCGAAAGCGAGGGCAGCCGCCTGCGCTGGATCGCGCACGGCGTCGTCGCGCCCAGCGAGAAGGCGCCCTTCTCCGAACGACTGCTGCATCTGCTGGAGCAGGTCGGCGAGGTCTGCGCCGCCTATGACTGCGACGAGGCGGCGATCGAGGAGGTCTTCGTCAACGTCAATCCGGCCTCGACGCTGAAGCTGGGCCATGCGCGGGCGGCGGTCATGCTGGCCCCGGCGCGGGCGGGCCTCAGCGTCGCCGAATACGCCCCGACCTTGATCAAGAAGGCGGTGGTGGGGGCCGGCCAGGCCGACAAGAGCCAGATCGCCTTCATGGTGAAGCGGCTGCTGCCGACTTCGGGCGAGGCGAAGGCGGACGCGGCGGACGCCTTGGCGGTGGCGATCACTCATGCGCACCATCGGCGGTTCCGGGCGATGCCCGTGCGAGGTGCGGCATGA
- a CDS encoding MgtC/SapB family protein → MAIDWGLTHWGVEDLNLLAPVAAAMVAGGLIGIERTYHGHPAGFRTHILVCMTSCVLMLAAMHQASWGFVALPEQRLVIDPTRMAHGILTGIGFLCAGVIFRERFSVHGLTTAASLWTTSAIGVMFGVGLWKLGLIAAGATLLVLAILRFLDARLPHVGVMDVTLRWTRGAAPDEKVLRALLADNGLKPTRIGHVVSPDGLIHEQYVKARGPMPLKVDALSSVLAEQAGLAGFSVMPRDD, encoded by the coding sequence ATGGCGATCGACTGGGGGCTGACGCACTGGGGCGTCGAGGATCTGAACCTGCTGGCGCCCGTGGCGGCGGCCATGGTCGCGGGCGGCTTGATCGGGATCGAGCGCACCTACCACGGCCATCCGGCCGGGTTCCGCACCCACATCCTGGTCTGCATGACCTCCTGCGTCCTGATGCTGGCCGCCATGCATCAGGCCAGCTGGGGCTTCGTTGCCCTGCCGGAGCAGCGGCTGGTGATCGACCCGACGCGGATGGCGCACGGCATCCTGACGGGCATCGGCTTCCTGTGCGCCGGGGTGATCTTCCGCGAGCGCTTCTCGGTGCACGGCCTGACCACGGCGGCCTCGCTGTGGACCACCTCGGCCATCGGGGTGATGTTCGGCGTCGGCCTGTGGAAGCTGGGGCTGATCGCGGCGGGGGCGACCCTGCTGGTGCTGGCCATCCTGCGCTTTCTGGATGCGCGACTGCCTCACGTCGGCGTAATGGACGTCACCCTGCGCTGGACGCGCGGCGCAGCGCCGGACGAAAAGGTTCTGCGCGCCCTGCTGGCCGACAACGGGCTCAAACCCACCCGCATCGGCCATGTCGTCAGTCCCGACGGCTTGATCCACGAACAGTACGTCAAGGCGCGCGGTCCGATGCCGCTGAAGGTCGACGCCCTGTCCAGCGTCCTGGCCGAACAGGCAGGCCTGGCGGGCTTTTCGGTCATGCCCAGAGACGACTGA
- a CDS encoding YebC/PmpR family DNA-binding transcriptional regulator — translation MAGHSKFKNIMHRKGRADAVRSKLFSRLSREITVAAKSGMPDPAMNPRLRLAVNNAKAESMPKENIERAIKKASGGEVDAMEEIRYEGRGPGGVQIIVEVLTDNRNRAASGVRSAFAKNGGALGESGSVTFMWDRVGKIDYPAEAGTEDAVMEAAIEAGAQDVESDLVKPDIYEDAPGHTIWTAFEDLNEVAEAMSKVLGDPKSTAIVWKPQSEIDLEGDSVGTLFKLLDALDAEDDVQQVYSNENISDEDAAKYAG, via the coding sequence ATGGCCGGCCATTCGAAATTCAAGAACATCATGCACCGCAAGGGCCGCGCTGACGCGGTCCGCTCCAAGCTCTTCTCGCGTTTGTCACGGGAAATCACCGTGGCGGCCAAGTCGGGCATGCCCGACCCGGCGATGAACCCCCGGCTTCGTCTGGCGGTGAACAACGCCAAGGCCGAATCGATGCCGAAGGAAAACATCGAGCGCGCCATCAAGAAGGCCTCGGGCGGCGAAGTCGATGCGATGGAGGAAATCCGCTATGAGGGCCGCGGCCCCGGCGGCGTCCAGATCATCGTCGAGGTCCTGACCGACAACCGCAACCGCGCCGCCTCGGGCGTGCGCTCGGCCTTCGCCAAGAACGGGGGCGCCCTGGGCGAATCGGGCTCGGTCACCTTCATGTGGGACCGGGTGGGCAAGATCGACTACCCGGCCGAAGCGGGCACCGAAGACGCCGTCATGGAGGCCGCCATCGAGGCCGGCGCCCAGGACGTCGAGAGCGATCTGGTCAAGCCGGACATCTATGAGGACGCGCCGGGCCACACCATCTGGACCGCCTTCGAGGACCTGAACGAGGTGGCCGAGGCCATGTCCAAGGTGCTGGGCGATCCCAAGTCGACCGCCATCGTCTGGAAGCCGCAGTCGGAAATCGACCTGGAAGGCGATTCCGTCGGCACCCTGTTCAAGCTGCTGGACGCCCTGGACGCCGAGGACGACGTGCAGCAGGTCTATTCGAACGAGAACATCTCGGACGAAGACGCGGCCAAATACGCGGGCTGA
- a CDS encoding ribokinase produces MRITVVGSINLDLVASAPSLPAPGETVTGASLARHPGGKGANQALAARRLGAEVALIGRVGDDEMAGAATALLRADGVDLSGVETDPAAPTGVALITVDPSGENQITVAAGANHLVTPEQLPARIETPLIAQLELPIPTVEAAVGRATDFVCVNLAPAAPVSEALLRRADLIVVNETEAAFYGEALHAGGGMVVVTKGARGAVMYRHGVETAWATPPRVTAVDAVGAGDAFVGAIAVALLEGMEPDAALHFACAAGALAATRPGAQPSLGDRAEVEGLMKA; encoded by the coding sequence ATGAGGATCACTGTCGTCGGCTCGATCAATCTGGACCTGGTGGCCTCGGCGCCGTCCCTGCCCGCGCCCGGCGAGACGGTGACGGGGGCGAGCCTGGCCCGCCATCCGGGCGGCAAGGGCGCCAACCAGGCCCTGGCGGCGCGCAGGCTGGGGGCCGAGGTCGCCCTGATCGGCCGGGTCGGCGACGACGAGATGGCGGGCGCGGCCACGGCCCTGCTGCGCGCGGACGGCGTCGACCTGTCGGGAGTGGAGACGGACCCGGCGGCGCCGACGGGCGTGGCCCTGATTACCGTCGATCCGAGCGGCGAGAACCAGATCACCGTGGCCGCCGGGGCCAACCATCTGGTCACGCCGGAACAGTTGCCGGCGCGCATCGAGACGCCGCTGATCGCCCAGCTGGAGCTGCCGATCCCCACGGTGGAGGCGGCGGTGGGGCGGGCCACGGACTTCGTCTGCGTCAACCTGGCGCCCGCCGCCCCGGTGTCGGAGGCCCTGCTGCGCCGCGCCGACTTGATCGTGGTCAATGAGACCGAGGCCGCCTTCTACGGCGAGGCCCTGCACGCCGGCGGCGGCATGGTGGTGGTGACCAAGGGGGCGCGCGGCGCCGTCATGTACCGGCACGGGGTGGAGACGGCCTGGGCCACGCCGCCGCGCGTCACGGCGGTGGACGCCGTGGGGGCGGGGGACGCCTTTGTCGGCGCGATCGCCGTGGCCCTGCTGGAAGGCATGGAGCCGGACGCGGCCCTGCACTTCGCCTGCGCCGCCGGGGCGCTGGCGGCGACGCGGCCGGGGGCGCAGCCGTCGCTGGGCGACCGCGCCGAGGTCGAGGGCTTGATGAAGGCCTGA
- a CDS encoding nucleoside hydrolase, which yields MKQSLIIDCDPGVDDATGLLTAFAAPALDLLAVTTVGGNVSAEKTARNARILRQIAGREDVPVFMGAERPLRRDPAGAGEFHGAEGLGDLEPFEPDAPVAEGTAAEAIVRLVMERPAGAVALAVMGPMTNLALAMRAEPGLAAHLGPVVVMGGARSEGGNITASAEFNIWADPDAAAEVFASGCRMIVMGLDVTHQVRATEERIAAIEALPTASARAAAAMLRFSQRVERQIVGWDAGPLHDPCTVAWLLRPELFALKPCRIAVETQSDLTRGHTAVEFRVEAAGANHFWATKADAAGVFALITERLGESA from the coding sequence GTGAAACAGTCTCTCATCATCGATTGCGACCCCGGCGTGGACGACGCCACGGGGCTGCTGACCGCCTTCGCCGCGCCCGCCCTGGACCTGCTGGCCGTGACCACGGTCGGGGGCAACGTCAGCGCCGAGAAGACCGCGCGCAACGCCCGCATCCTGCGCCAGATCGCCGGGCGCGAGGACGTGCCGGTCTTCATGGGCGCCGAGCGCCCCCTGCGCCGCGACCCGGCCGGGGCGGGCGAGTTCCACGGGGCCGAGGGCCTGGGCGACCTCGAACCCTTCGAGCCCGACGCGCCTGTGGCCGAGGGCACGGCGGCCGAGGCCATCGTGCGGCTGGTGATGGAACGGCCCGCGGGCGCCGTGGCCCTGGCCGTCATGGGGCCGATGACCAATCTGGCCCTGGCCATGCGGGCCGAGCCGGGGCTGGCGGCCCATCTGGGGCCGGTCGTGGTCATGGGCGGGGCGCGCTCCGAGGGCGGCAACATCACCGCCTCGGCCGAGTTCAACATCTGGGCCGACCCGGACGCGGCGGCCGAGGTCTTCGCCTCGGGCTGCCGCATGATCGTCATGGGGCTGGACGTGACGCACCAGGTGCGGGCGACGGAAGAGCGGATCGCGGCGATCGAGGCCCTGCCCACGGCCTCGGCCCGCGCGGCGGCGGCCATGCTGCGCTTCTCGCAGCGGGTGGAGCGGCAGATCGTCGGCTGGGACGCCGGGCCGCTGCACGACCCCTGCACCGTGGCCTGGCTGCTGCGGCCTGAGCTGTTCGCGCTCAAGCCCTGCCGCATCGCGGTGGAGACGCAGAGCGACCTGACCCGCGGCCACACGGCGGTGGAGTTCCGCGTCGAGGCGGCCGGGGCCAACCACTTCTGGGCGACCAAGGCCGACGCGGCCGGGGTCTTCGCCCTGATCACAGAGAGGCTGGGAGAATCCGCATGA
- a CDS encoding DsbA family oxidoreductase, whose protein sequence is MTASAKPLKIDFVSDVMCPWCAVGLGGLEQALERLKGEGVAANIAFQPFELNPDMAAEGENMGEHLARKYGSTPEQSAANRAAIAARGAEAGIAINFRDDSRIWNTFDAHRLLHWAGETAPDKQAALKHALFGAHFTDGRNVSDAGVLTEAAEAAGLDRAEAAEVLASGRYVQEVRAAQALWRARGITSVPAVVVEDQYLISGGQPAAVFEDALRQIAAKA, encoded by the coding sequence ATGACCGCCTCGGCCAAGCCCCTGAAGATCGACTTCGTCTCCGACGTCATGTGCCCCTGGTGCGCCGTGGGCCTGGGCGGGCTGGAGCAGGCCCTGGAGCGGCTGAAGGGCGAAGGCGTCGCCGCCAACATCGCCTTCCAGCCGTTCGAGCTGAACCCCGACATGGCGGCCGAGGGCGAGAACATGGGCGAGCACCTGGCCCGCAAATACGGCTCCACCCCCGAACAGTCGGCCGCCAACCGCGCCGCCATCGCCGCCCGCGGCGCCGAGGCCGGGATCGCGATCAACTTCCGCGACGACAGCCGCATCTGGAACACCTTCGACGCCCACCGCCTGCTCCACTGGGCCGGCGAGACCGCGCCGGACAAGCAGGCGGCGCTGAAACACGCCCTGTTCGGCGCCCACTTCACCGACGGCCGCAACGTCTCGGACGCCGGCGTCCTGACCGAGGCCGCCGAGGCCGCCGGGCTGGACCGCGCCGAGGCCGCCGAGGTGCTGGCCTCGGGCCGATACGTGCAGGAGGTCCGCGCCGCCCAGGCCCTGTGGCGCGCGCGGGGCATCACCTCCGTCCCCGCCGTGGTGGTCGAGGACCAGTATCTGATCTCGGGCGGCCAGCCCGCCGCCGTGTTCGAGGACGCCCTGCGCCAGATCGCGGCCAAGGCCTGA